The Humulus lupulus chromosome 3, drHumLupu1.1, whole genome shotgun sequence genome window below encodes:
- the LOC133823573 gene encoding RNA-binding protein CP33, chloroplastic — protein MAATNAASSSSLCNKISNLSITHSLAPIPTRISTHYSKNLTKHLTLNTQFPNFASISLLSSPPHFRRFSSVYDGLELEDDTPSSDEECLEPEVAQVVGEEAKKPKVSGSGGSAGRLYVGSLPYFINSTQLAEVFAEAGNVISVEVIHDKVTDKSRGFGFVTMETFEEAKEAIRKFDGSQVAGRTIKVNFPEVPRGGEKELMGPKIREINRNFVDSPHKIYAGNLGWALTSQALKSAFATQPGVLSAKVIYERDTGRSRGFGFVTFETAEAAQSALTAMNGMEVEGRPLRLNIATDRGAAQASPPSPVVTEVVDNDELFAGVNS, from the exons ATGGCGGCCACCAATGCCGCTTCCTCTTCTTCTCTGTGCAACAAAATTTCAAACCTCTCAATCACTCATTCGCTCGCACCAATCCCCACTCGCATCTCCACCCATTATTCCAAAAACCTCACCAAACACCTTACCCTCAACACCCAATTCCCCAACTTCGCTTCTATCTCACTACTCTCTTCTCCTCCCCATTTCCGCCGATTCTCGTCTGTATACGATGGCCTAGAGCTTGAAGACGACACCCCTAGCTCAGATGAAGAATGCCTAGAACCAGAAGTTGCTCAAGTAGTCGGAGAAGAAGCAAAAAAGCCCAAAGTATCAGGCTCTGGTGGCAGTGCTGGAAGACTTTATGTGGGAAGTTTGCCTTATTTTATAAATTCTACACAATTAGCTGAGGTTTTTGCTGAGGCTGGTAACGTTATTTCTGTTGAG GTGATACATGATAAAGTTACAGATAAGAGCAGGGGATTTGGGTTTGTTACAATGGAGACCTTTGAGGAAGCTAAGGAGGCTATTCGAAAGTTCGATGGTTCT CAAGTTGCAGGCAGAACTATTAAGGTAAATTTCCCAGAAGTGCCAAGAGGAGGAGAAAAGGAACTAATGGGGCCAAAGATACGGGAGATCAACAGGAACTTTGTGGATAGTCCTCACAAAATTTATGCAGGAAACCTTGGTTGGGCTCTAACTTCTCAGGCTCTTAAAAGTGCTTTTGCTACGCAGCCAGGCGTGCTGAGCGCCAAGGTCATTTATGAGAGGGACACCGGAAGATCTCGAGGGTTCGGATTCGTCACCTTTGAAACGGCCGAGGCCGCGCAATCTGCTTTAACTGCCATGAATGGAATG GAGGTAGAAGGAAGGCCATTGAGATTAAACATAGCCACTGACAGAGGAGCTGCTCAG